In Pyrus communis chromosome 15, drPyrComm1.1, whole genome shotgun sequence, the genomic stretch TTCGTAGTCCTGATGCATTCACACTTGGGGTTCCTGAAGCAACCCACAAATTCACTACGCTTTATTGTACACAgtattctgtgttcttgcaggTACCTATATATGAACCGGATGTTCATAACTAAATCAAtcttgtagtttcaaatttagtgcctttgaaacccgaagttttcattcaaaacttatcACATGAAACCCGTAGCTTTCatgcttaaattaaaccaatacatgtctatagaacccgcatgttctacgatatatgtcAATGGATTTCCATATGACTAACCACGTTTTGTTGTACCCtctgttttagggacatgtcgaacctGAACAAGCTCAATTTCACCACTTTGGAAGTATCTAGAAGAAACTActtgaagtgggttcaagatgtgaagctccatcttactGCAAAAAGTCTTAGAGCTACTATCGAGGAACCTATCGACGATGAACCCATCGACGAAGCTGAGAAAGTTACTGTTATGATCTTCATCTGaaaacacatccatgatgcaatGCAAACCGAACACCTCGTAGAGGAGGATCCATGTATTCTCTAGCTCGCTTTGGCCGATCGCTTTGATCATCAGAAAGACAtatacttgcctgaagcaagacacgactagCAGCATTTATGCTTTCAAGattttaagtctgtgaatgaatacaactttgaagttcgtagaatccgatcactttttaaattttgtaaagaGGACTTAACTGAACAGGATCTCCTGGAAAAGACCTATTTGACTTTCAATGCTACCAATATCatcctgcaacaacaatatagggtacagaagttcaccaaattttcaaatttgatctctattttacttcttgctgaaaagcagaaccagcttttgatgaagaatcatcgaGCTTGACCCACTAGCTCGAACGCTCCACCTAAAGCGCATGTgactaattctagcagccacaACTGACGGAAATATCGTCATGGCCGTGGTAATGGGTGACAAGCCCTACCACGAGCCCAAGGCCAACAGAGACAAGGCCCACCCAAGGGAGGAAATTTGACTCAGAAGCGCTAACCCCTTGCCtctaaggccccaaacttcaagaacaaaggaaaagcTATCGTTCAATCAACTTCTACTGAATTGGACATGTGCTACCGTTGTGGATCAAATGATCATTGGTCACGTGTATGCCAAGTTACCTCGGAGGCTATTACCAAGTATTATTCCcgtcgtgagtctaactttgaGCATGTGAAACATCTCGAAGATGCTACTACACTATGGAGGTTTCAGATTTTCAACAGGCATCTACTCCTATGGaagaataaagttttatttttctaaaaatatttagaggACTAAGCTAAAGTTGCATAACTGATGCCATATCGCTATGTTATTCAACTAACAAATTTAATAGCCCAATATATATACACGAAAGCGCGTCGAAAACACAAAAGAAGTACTAGAACCCTAAAACTAAGATATTAAATTCAGACattatctattctaaaattAAGGACAGTAAAATGATTCACCCTTGATTTTGCCTTATTTACATCACAGCCACCAAATATGTGTCTAGGTTGGAGATTAATTATTAAAAGTTAAGAGGGTAATTGTGTTAGTAGGTTTGGGTTTAGGGTTGTGCCATTGTTGCCTGATTTGGGCTGGTGGGTTTTGGGCTCAAAGTGGGCTGCCCAGTTGgtagacaaaattacccttttgCCTGCTTTAATCAAGATCCAACGGATAGAATTTGGGGGCAAATTGATCAATTTACACCAAGGATAGGGTTTTGGTGTCAGTGGTTTGGGTGCAGGAATTGGGGTAGATGGGACTTCACAACATGATTTGggggagagaaagaaaggggGTTGGGTGCATGATTTGAGGGTAGGTTGAGGGAATAGGTTCTGGATTGCACTTTCTTCTCCGTCTCTTTTTTCCTTCGAGCATCCGACAACACTGATATAACATCGGGTGTAACGTTTTCCTCTTTCCGTTTTCTTTTTCCCAATTTGttgaatttgtattttattgttTGCATATTACCCTTTGACAGCAAGGTAGCGATTGTGATGGCTTCCACTCAGGGCATCGGCTCTTAAAGGTACCTCCGTCGTCATCTCCTCTCGCAAGCAGATCACAATACAACTAGCTTCCCGTCGAAAAAGTGAACTTCTATTTTATTAGCTTGGGGCAGTTCAATTTACTTGCTGAAAGAAAAAGTTATAAAGCTGTTTATTTGTtgcattttctatttattttttgtattttatttttggcctGAAATTGTGTTGATATTTTCTAGGTTGTTTGAAATTTCACTAATTCAAATATGAAATCGTATTAATTTTCATGGCATTATCAATATCGGCCCCGATGCATCTGTGAATGAAGCTTGGAAATTGGAATAGATAGCCCTGGTTGTGTGAACTGTTTGGCTGAGATTTTGTATTGTtccattaaacaaaattaattctTTCTGCCACCCGAGCCAGAAcccaaatatttgattttttacttTGGTTGGTTACTTTGATGGTTGATcgcaaatttaatttctttcttttctcttatgTGTTCTTGGTAGCGCCCTCCCCTCACTTTCTCAATTATCGGTTGGAAATGTAAAAATGGATGAGCtgagaaaaaaaagggaggTTAGTTTTCTGCATTTGCAACTCTCTGATTTTTTTCTTGTGCTAAGTCCTTAACACTATTTCTGTTATCGAAGTAACGTTTACAATTACCTTGGGCAATTCTGAAAGACTTATTTTATCATGTGGATTTAGTTTGATTGATTTTTGAATAATTGATAAATGAGTGTTAAATTGTGGGTTACAATTTTATAACCCACAACAGAGTGCAGACACATTTGCTAGTTATACATCGAAAATCATAACACCAATAGCCATGCAACTTGGTCATCGCAGATAATTCGCATCCAACGATTTTATCTCGAGCTGACAAATGCACTTCCTTAATTCTAAAACGACAAGTAAACAAAAAAGATTCAGATGATATTGTACATCGATGTAGCTTGGCAGTTCTAAATTTGATGACCTGCTGGTTAGAAGAAACTGTTCAGAGTTGTTCCACATCGGTGAAgaacaaggtttgctatgtgcttatatggtcttgggttacgtcccatattgccaattgattttacgaTGGAATCTCAATTTCATCAGAAACTAGACGCTAAAGATCATTGAGAGGAACCAACTGGTGCTGAGGCAGGAGTGGAATGTCAAGCATGTCAGGTGGAAGTTCCGGAAATGGTGCTTCGAGCTGAAGAACCTTCATCACTTGTCCGACTTTGGGCCTTCCCTCGCTTTTGGGCTGAGTGCACCATAATCCAACAACTAACAAGCATTCCATTTCGTTTTGGTCAAAGTCCACTTCCAATCTTTCATCAGCTACACATAGAAGATTTCCAGCAAGGTAGAGTTGCCAAACCCAACTCACAAGTGGCAAGTACAACCCCCCATCACAGTAAGTCCTCCTTCCACATGCAAGTTCGAAGGCGACAGCTCCAAAACTAAACATGTCAGATTCTTTACTGGCTCTCCCTCCGTTTGCATATTCAGGGGCAGTGTATCCAAAAGTCCCTACCACCCCTGTTATCTGAATCTTGAACCGGGGATCCACGAGCTTGGCAATCCCAAAATCCCCAAGCTTAGCACTGAAATCTTTGTCTAACAAGTCATTAGCTGATTTGATATCCCTATGAAGAACGCACTGCTCTGCGCCTTCATGTAGATAATGAAGAGCGGAAGCCAAGCCTAAAGCTATCTTGTACCTGAAATCCCATTGCAATGTTGTTTTTGAGCCAAATAGATGCGTATCCAGGCTGCTGTTTGGCATGTATGAATGAACAAGTAAGCATTCTCCTTGCTCATGACACCATCCGATGAATTGCACCAGGTTTCTATGTATCAACCGACTTATTATCTTCACTTCATTGACAAAAACTCCCTCGTAGTGCTCAGATTCCGTGAAGACTCTCTTCACATCAACCTTGCAGCCTAGGTCTCTTATAGTTCCTTTATAAACCTGTCCTGAACCTCCGCGGCCTAGCCTTCCGTCATTTGCAAATCCATTGGTGGCTGCAACTAGTTCTTGGTAAGAAAATCGTTTTGGCAACGCTAGTCTCTGAAGATCCGAATTTATAGAAGACACCAATTTGGAGAACTTTTTGTGCCCCTTAGTCTTGTTTCTCTGTTTCCTCACAACCAGCAACCAACGTACGAACATACCAAGCATGAAAAGGAATAAAGAAATTACAACGAACGCAATCCAGAAAGTGCTTGTCCTTCTTTCCTTCGTTTTGCTACTTCGATCATAAGAAAACAGACTTGTACTGAAATCCCATGAACATAAAAGATGCCTCTCAGGGTATAATCCAGTAGCAGCTGAAAAACCAATTGTAACCCATTCAGGGAGAACATTTCGTAAGTCAATATGGTAAAAAAGGGAAGGTCTAAGCACAAAGTAAAGAGGACCCGGGTATCCCTCGTAGGACCAAACCACTGAGAGAGTTTTGGTTTTAGATATATAAAATATCCATACTTCAGCCATTCTTCCATTACTGCTGCTAATATCCCAACTGGCATTGACAACTGAGGAGACTTGATTCACATTGATCCCAACATGTGATCCTGGTGGATCCCATTCTTCGTTTGAGAAAGTATCAAACTCAACTGTTACAATGTTGTTTTTCGATTCTGCGAAATTCGTGATGGTATTGAATAATCCTAGACCACCCCCGACAGAGTTAGGTGGAATTGGAAGGCCAACAGGAGCTAGGAAAAAGGCAAATCCATCACTAAACTTGGTGCTGTGATTATGATTATCGATCTTGAACATGAAATGCGTTGTGAAATCTGTCAGTGTCCTTGTTCTAGAGTTACAGAGGTGAAAAGGTTCTCTATAAGTACACCGTCCTACGCAAAATAATTCATTAGCTTGGTTGAATTCGACAAGTGCTTCTAATGTATCCCTGGCATCACCTTCATAGACCAAGTTTTTGTTGGAGGTGTATCCCCAATATGGTGAATGAAAGTGCATGCGTGAAATTTGGAAGAGCAATCGGAGAGAGAAAAACGATGAAAACGAAGAGATAAAGGTAGCAATTATTAAAGTAGCACGGAGGAACACAAAATGTCACCTTCCTGCTTAGAGACATCCTAACTTTGTGCAACCGATCGAAGAAAGTATGCAGATTATTTTTCCGGTTGTTATAATTTGTGAAGGCAAAGCTTTTTAGTGTTTGGTGAAGAGTGGCAGACCGATCGACATAGGTACATAAGTTGAGaaatacatgatatatatatataggattaAGGTATGTGTTTCTTTCGTAACAGTTGCATCCCAGCCTAGGAAAAATCTAAGAGAAAGTTGCTGCACTATTCTATTACTCGCATGCGACATGAACCATAAGTCGGATGCGCGTTTTGGGAGTTCGGGTATATCAATGTGTTCCATAGCTTCAAGGTGCGGTCGATTACGAATTGACGATGGCGATGACGAGTCATTGAATTAATCAAAGATCGAAAAGACCAATCATTACGAAATTCTTGCCCCTATACATTTTGGTGAATGAAGAATATATTCTACAGTTTTTTGTAAATACGAAATTTTCGTGCAATGAATgtaacaagaacacgtgtataAAAGAAAGGATTTGAATTAGTGAGAAAaattagggttacaatctcttagTACAAGGCTTGATCCTTTTATTCTATCTCCGAAgtagaatttgattcaagggtggtgaacacttgaagggttgttgattcaagggttgTTGAATTGATCTTGAACAAATCGGGACCACAAGTAGTGTCAAGTGGTAAGTGATCTTTGACTTTGATGGTGGATGAGTCCACACGTATGCTTGTTGTACTTGTTGATTCTCCACGAGCGTAATGAAGATTGCAGAGATTTTTctaagtcttttgagtttgtatAGTGTTTCTGAGAGTCCCTTATTTGTCttgaggtatttataggcctATCCGTGATTCTTTATATTGAACCAATTCATTTTCCGGGCCTTGATTTAAGGAAATTGCCTCCATAAATTGTTTTGACTAAAGCTTGATTTGAACTTAATTTGAACCAAATCACTAAACtctttaatttaacaaaattaacCTTACAAATGGAAAAAGTCAAATCAATTACCTTGGTAATTTagtaagggaattgttattggcactccaaatttctcattctacgctccaaactttctatatttagaaagaaaaatacacttgcgaggagtgtagaatgagatttttggagtgtcaataacatttccctttaataaattaattaattgacatgatttatgtttgatttaagtcAAAGCCAATTAAAAGATAAGTTGCCTCCGTCCTCGTCTGGCCTCAATGCTGATCCAGctaaatgaattaatttgttgaaAGTGCAATTGAGTTGCCCAAAAGGTGCTGGCCAATTTCATCGTACTTGATTTTGATGTAACCAAGATATTGTAATTTGGCCTTGATTTGGAATTAATTTGAACCGAATCAATTAACTtggtaatttaattaaataaattcatTGACATGATGTATGTTTGATTTAAATCTAAGTCAATCAAAAGATAATTCCTCAATTGTTTCCACCATTAATCTGGCAATTCTATTTCTTTTCATCAGTTGTTGACACGTGTAATTCTGATGACTCGTTCGATTTTGATGAGTCACATATTATATGTGCAATTTGTGAGACACATGGTACAACAAACCACATAAGTTCTTGTGGGTCACAATTTAACGTgttggtgaacatttattttgcTTAAATTTCGACGTCTACAATGTTATTCTTAGACATCTGATGCAATTTGTTATTtcataaaaaggaaaaacttaACTCAGACATTATACACCCGATATCATACAACTTTGCAGCATGATGTAAGGCAGTCCTTTGAGGGGAAGAAgacgaaaaaaaaataaaataaaataaaataaaataaaataaaaacaagtagGGGTCTTGAAGATATTACGCATGGATGTAGCTTGGT encodes the following:
- the LOC137718107 gene encoding L-type lectin-domain containing receptor kinase IX.1-like, translating into MHFHSPYWGYTSNKNLVYEGDARDTLEALVEFNQANELFCVGRCTYREPFHLCNSRTRTLTDFTTHFMFKIDNHNHSTKFSDGFAFFLAPVGLPIPPNSVGGGLGLFNTITNFAESKNNIVTVEFDTFSNEEWDPPGSHVGINVNQVSSVVNASWDISSSNGRMAEVWIFYISKTKTLSVVWSYEGYPGPLYFVLRPSLFYHIDLRNVLPEWVTIGFSAATGLYPERHLLCSWDFSTSLFSYDRSSKTKERRTSTFWIAFVVISLFLFMLGMFVRWLLVVRKQRNKTKGHKKFSKLVSSINSDLQRLALPKRFSYQELVAATNGFANDGRLGRGGSGQVYKGTIRDLGCKVDVKRVFTESEHYEGVFVNEVKIISRLIHRNLVQFIGWCHEQGECLLVHSYMPNSSLDTHLFGSKTTLQWDFRYKIALGLASALHYLHEGAEQCVLHRDIKSANDLLDKDFSAKLGDFGIAKLVDPRFKIQITGVVGTFGYTAPEYANGGRASKESDMFSFGAVAFELACGRRTYCDGGLYLPLVSWVWQLYLAGNLLCVADERLEVDFDQNEMECLLVVGLWCTQPKSEGRPKVGQVMKVLQLEAPFPELPPDMLDIPLLPQHQLVPLNDL